One part of the Rutidosis leptorrhynchoides isolate AG116_Rl617_1_P2 chromosome 1, CSIRO_AGI_Rlap_v1, whole genome shotgun sequence genome encodes these proteins:
- the LOC139885636 gene encoding uncharacterized protein, whose amino-acid sequence MPTFTTIALENLLEHRNSIKNSNSSTLKTPSYVSNHEEQLQQEEDEMKLKENKRLNHIYISPALYTTPEPTPILDYNSSSGSVSPSPYVFNRKGRGGGGGSGRSVNRRIDGFEVELGGDVGGGESGNCLVVAGGETENCFVDSGEVDDDDGDTFGDPSCDSMSIASLSELNDSGRLLGFEDMSVVSNQVGEFYDAIEDFSSDGSMLSCSRNLESELHTIRLALIDESGKRKIAEDDLATMCAHWQSVSKLLLPHTGQTSRVASCDSSPMRFDINEVTQFSQEVIYVRYVTEAMEKAKARADAEVAAEVIIGAKDKEISRLKDRLQYNEAMIREMSQKNLETMEVARRQRDKKRGQKKWLWSCIGLSVVIGASVIAYLYAPQHQALQNVSEIQQPEAVHD is encoded by the exons ATGCCTACTTTCACCACAATTGCGTTAGAAAACTTACTAGAACATcgtaattccatcaagaattcaaaTTCGTCGACTTTGAAAACCCCTAGTTATGTTTCAAATCACGAAGAACAACTACAACAAGAAGAAGATGAAATGAAATTGAAAGAGAATAAGAGGTTAAATCATATATACATATCACCTGCGTTATATACAACACCTGAACCTACTCCAATTTTGGATTATAATTCATCATCTGGTTCAGTTTCGCCATCGCCGTATGTGTTCAATCGAAAAGgacgtggtggtggtggtggtagcggAAGGTCGGTTAATCGGAGAATCGATGGGTTTGAAGTTGAATTAGGTGGTGATGTTGGAGGGGGTGAAAGTGGAAATTGTTTGGTTGTTGCAGGGGGTGAAACTGAAAATTGCTTTGTTGATAGTGGAGAggtggatgatgatgatggtgatacatTTGGGGATCCGAGTTGTGATTCCATGAGTATTGCGAGTTTGAGTGAATTGAATGATTCTGGAAGGTTGTTAGGGTTTGAGGATATGAGTGTTGTGTCTAATCAAGTTGGGGAATTTTATGATGCCATTGAAG ATTTCTCCTCAGATGGTTCTATGCTATCTTGTAGTCGAAATCTAGAATCAGAACTGCATACCATAAGGCTTGCTTTAATTGACGAATCTGGAAAACGCAAGATTGCAGAAGATGATCTTGCGACAATGTGTGCTCATTGGCAAAGTGTCAGCAAGCTTTTACTTCCTCACACTGGTCAAACGTCTCGTGTAGCTTCGTGCGATAGCAGTCCTATGAGGTTTGACATTAATGAAGTAACGCAGTTCTCTCAGGAAGTTATATATGTTAGATATGTGACTGAAGCCATGGAGAAGGCTAAAGCGAGGGCAGATGCTGAGGTGGCTGCTGAGGTCATCATAGGAGCTAAAGACAAAGAGATCTCCCGGCTGAAAGACAGGTTGCAGTATAATGAAGCAATGATCCGTGAAATGTCCCAAAAGAATCTTGAAACAATGG AGGTGGCGCGAAGGCAGAGAGATAAGAAAAGGGGGCAGAAGAAGTGGTTATGGAGTTGTATAGGGCTGTCCGTTGTCATTGGAGCTTCTGTCATCGCTTACTTGTACGCTCCGCAGCATCAGGCGTTGCAAAATGTTAGTGAAATACAACAGCCAGAAGCTGTTCACGATTAG
- the LOC139885637 gene encoding pentatricopeptide repeat-containing protein At3g58590 — translation MGPTLPQVEFYQNNLLSVYTSLGYISVARKVFDEMSQRNVVSYNTMIGAYCRHENVDEAWRLLSEMMCLGFVPTQFTFGSLLSCDSLDVDQGFCLQAVALKNGLFFADAFVGTALMGLFGRLGCVNEAFSVFDEMPYKNVVTWNAMISFFGHEGYVDECMMTFCQLRRTHLTLSESSFVGALSGFQSAEDLESAEQLHGIVIKFGLLCKVAVANSLVNVYGKCASTFVAVKMFKVVPNRDLVSWNTIIGVLAKGDEPVKAIEFFCNMCIDGFQPNQTTFLNAISACTRLNDLAFGEFIHAKILKNKLENNVLVGSSLVSLYAKHDRLDYARRCFDETLEKNVISWNALLVGYTKRCCSTSVLLLREMIQSGITPNEFSFSSVIKSLSTFELKEVHSLVVKMGYHLNEYVSSALMTTYAKNGLTDEALSLYDDAEMGHSVVQSNIIAGMYNRSGQYHETQELFCDVADPDIVSWNILIAACSRNGDYKEAFELFYHMQMDCILPDNYTYVSLVSICTKLCNLGLGSSLHGLMIKLDFKLCDIMVFNVMIDMYGKCGSLRSSVAMFDEMRYKNVISWTAIVSAFGLHGHGQESLEMFRQMETVGIKPDKVAFVAALSACRHVGLVKEGMELFENMKEKYGIEPQMEHYLLAVDLMAKHGHLKEAEKLISGMPFSPTASIWRSFFNGCNRQRTIEHLALQI, via the coding sequence ATGGGACCAACCTTGCCACAAGTTGAGTTTTACCAGAATAACCTTCTCTCTGTGTACACATCATTGGGTTACATATCTGTTGCCcgcaaggtgtttgatgaaatgtctcaaAGAAACGTTGTCTCCTACAATACCATGATTGGTGCTTATTGTCGACATGAAAATGTAGACGAAGCATGGAGGTTGCTTTCTGAGATGATGTGTCTTGGATTCGTTCCGACCCAGTTCACGTTTGGTAGTCTTTTATCGTGTGATTCGTTAGATGTTGATCAAGGGTTTTGTTTGCAAGCCGTGGCTTTAAAAAATGGGCTGTTTTTTGCTGATGCGTTTGTTGGAACTGCATTAATGGGCTTGTTTGGGAGGCTTGGTTGTGTTAATGAAGCATTTTCGGTGTTCGATGAAATGCCATATAAGAATGTAGTGACATGGAATGCAATGATATCTTTTTTTGGACATGAAGGATATGTAGATGAATGTATGATGACTTTTTGTCAGCTCAGGAGGACCCATTTGACATTGTCTGAATCATCATTTGTTGGTGCTTTATCTGGTTTTCAATCGGCGGAAGATCTAGAATCTGCTGAACAACTACATGGGATAGTTATTAAGTTTGGATTGCTATGTAAAGTTGCAGTTGCTAACTCTCTTGTTAACGTATATGGAAAGTGTGCAAGCACGTTTGTAGCGGTGAAGATGTTTAAAGTGGTACCCAACAGAGATTTGGTATCATGGAATACGATTATTGGAGTGTTAGCGAAAGGGGATGAACCTGTAAAAGCAATAGAGTTCTTCTGCAATATGTGTATAGACGGTTTTCAACCAAACCAGACGACATTTTTAAATGCTATTAGTGCATGCACGAGGTTAAATGACCTAGCTTTTGGAGAATTTATCCATGCTAAGATACTCAAAAATAAACTTGAAAATAACGTCCTTGTAGGAAGTTCATTGGTTAGTTTATATGCTAAACATGATAGATTAGATTATGCTCGGCGCTGCTTTGACGAAACACTTGAAAAGAATGTGATATCTTGGAATGCTTTACTTGTTGGATATACCAAGAGATGCTGTTCAACATCTGTTTTGCTACTTCGGGAAATGATACAGTCGGGTATTACTCCAAACGAGTTTTCGTTCTCTAGTGTTATAAAGTCACTTTCAACATTCGAATTGAAGGAGGTTCATTCTTTGGTAGTAAAAATGGGTTACCATTTAAATGAGTACGTAAGTAGTGCACTCATGACCACTTATGCCAAAAACGGTTTAACAGATGAAGCATTGAGTTTGTATGATGATGCTGAAATGGGCCATTCTGTTGTTCAATCAAATATAATTGCTGGGATGTATAATAGAAGTGGTCAATACCATGAAACTCAGGAACTGTTTTGTGACGTAGCTGATCCCGATATTGTATCATGGAACATTCTGATTGCAGCTTGTTCACGTAATGGAGACTACAAAGAAGCTTTTGAACTTTTCTATCACATGCAAATGGACTGCATTCTTCCTGATAACTACACATATGTTAGCCTCGTTAGCATTTGTACGAAACTATGTAACCTTGGTTTGGGCAGTTCGCTTCATGGCCTAATGATAAAACTGGATTTCAAGCTTTGTGACATTATGGTTTTCAATGTAATGATAGATATGTATGGGAAGTGCGGGAGTTTAAGGAGTTCAGTTGCGATGTTTGATGAAATGAGGTATAAGAATGTCATTTCGTGGACAGCGATTGTTTCGGCATTTGGTCTACATGGACATGGACAAGAGTCATTAGAAATGTTTAGACAGATGGAAACGGTTGGTATTAAACCAGATAAGGTTGCTTTTGTAGCGGCTCTTTCAGCCTGTCGACATGTTGGGTTAGTAAAAGAAGGGATGGAATTGTTTGAAAATATGAAAGAAAAATACGGGATCGAGCCACAAATGGAACACTATCTTCTTGCGGTGGACTTAATGGCAAAACATGGTCATCTGAAGGAGGCAGAAAAGTTGATCTCAGGGATGCCTTTTTCGCCAACTGCCAGCATTTGGCGTAGCTTTTTTAACGGTTGCAATAGACAAAGAACGATAGAACATCTCGCCCTCCAAATCTAG